A genomic stretch from Anoplopoma fimbria isolate UVic2021 breed Golden Eagle Sablefish chromosome 8, Afim_UVic_2022, whole genome shotgun sequence includes:
- the her6 gene encoding hairy-related 6 has product MPADMMEKTSSSPVAATPASMNTTPDKPKTASEHRKSSKPIMEKRRRARINESLGQLKTLILDALKKDSSRHSKLEKADILEMTVKHLRNLQRAQMTAALNTDPTVLGKYRAGFSECMNEVTRFLSTCEGVNTEVRTRLLGHLASCMTQINAMNYPSQHQHQHQLPSAAGPTHPSFGQPMQIPSSSPQVLPMNQVSCKGGSSPASLPSDATKVYGGFQIVPASDGQFAFLIPNAAFAPNGPVIPVYANNVGTPVPLPPAVSPGAPTGNADSVWRPW; this is encoded by the exons ATGCCTGCCGATATGATGGAAAAAACTTCCTCCTCTCCGGTCGCTGCAACCCCGGCCAGCATGAACACAACTCCCGATAAACCCAAGACAGCATCGGAGCACAGAAAG tcATCCAAGCCAATAAtggaaaagaggagaagagcCAGAATCAACGAGAGCTTGGGGCAGCTGAAAACTCTCATCCTGGATGCGCTCAAAAAAGAT AGCTCCAGACACTCTAAACTTGAGAAGGCGGACATCCTGGAGATGACGGTGAAGCATCTCCGGAACCTCCAGAGGGCTCAGATGACCG CTGCCCTAAACACAGACCCCACAGTCTTGGGGAAATATCGTGCCGGTTTCAGCGAGTGCATGAATGAAGTCACCCGGTTCCTGTCCACCTGCGAAGGTGTCAACACGGAGGTCAGAACGCGGCTCCTCGGCCACTTGGCCAGCTGCATGACCCAGATCAACGCCATGAACTACCCCAGTCAGCACCAGCACCAACACCAGCTCCCCTCCGCCGCCGGACCGACCCACCCTTCCTTCGGCCAGCCCATGCAGATCCCCAGCTCGTCCCCGCAGGTCCTGCCCATGAACCAGGTGTCCTGTAAAGGAGGCTCATCGCCGGCTAGTTTGCCATCAGACGCCACCAAAGTGTACGGCGGTTTCCAGATCGTGCCTGCTTCGGACGGACAGTTTGCATTCCTCATACCCAATGCGGCTTTTGCGCCGAACGGCCCCGTTATCCCCGTTTACGCCAACAACGTGGGCACGCCGGTCCCCCTCCCGCCTGCGGTGTCCCCCGGAGCCCCGACAGGCAACGCGGACTCAGTGTGGCGACCCTGGTGA